In the Candidatus Saccharimonas aalborgensis genome, one interval contains:
- the typA gene encoding translational GTPase TypA: protein MKNASLIRNVAIIAHVDHGKTTLVDGLLKQSNTFRDNQAEMSQTLIMDSGDQEHERGITITAKQTSIYHGEYKINIIDTPGHADFSGEVERTLNMADGVLLIVDSQEGPMPQTKFVLSKALELGLKPVVVINKIDKPARRIAEVEDELANLFLELATDDSQLHYPVYYAIGREGKAWVGVPENPSEHADLEPIFQAIINDIPAPRVSEDGGLQLLVTALQYDSFLGKYAIGKISRGKARKGQSVVIIKNDVASPARIDVLFSYRGLLREEIDEAVAGDIVAVTGASGAHIGDTIADKDEPEALPTISIEAPTLSMFLGPNTSPFKGREGEFTTSRQIGDRLQKELETNVALRVEEQGIGFTVSGRGELHLSVLIETMRREGYEFEVGRPQVVTITEDGVEKEPIEELQIEVGAEFVGVVSQELGTRRAALSKQEQTSSGTTRLTYHLPTRAMIGLRNLLLTDTKGTVVMNSLPHGYQPLGGKLPQTRSGVLIAFETGTTTPYALENAESRGELFLGPAVEVYAGQIVGLYTRQEDLEINVCKAKHLTNMRSKSSDGTVQLTPFTELSLEQCIDFIENDELLEVTPKSLRLRKKLLDPNERKRANK, encoded by the coding sequence ATGAAAAATGCCTCATTGATTCGAAACGTTGCTATCATTGCCCACGTGGACCATGGTAAGACAACACTTGTTGACGGCCTGCTCAAGCAGAGCAATACATTTCGTGATAATCAAGCAGAAATGAGCCAAACACTCATCATGGACAGCGGCGATCAGGAACATGAGCGCGGTATCACTATCACGGCGAAACAGACGTCAATTTATCACGGTGAGTACAAAATCAACATTATCGATACACCTGGTCACGCCGATTTCAGCGGTGAAGTTGAGCGCACCCTCAATATGGCCGACGGTGTACTACTGATTGTTGATTCGCAGGAAGGCCCCATGCCGCAGACGAAATTTGTGCTCAGCAAAGCACTAGAGTTGGGACTCAAGCCTGTTGTTGTTATAAATAAAATTGATAAGCCGGCACGACGTATTGCCGAAGTAGAAGATGAACTTGCTAATCTCTTTTTGGAATTAGCAACAGATGACTCTCAGCTTCACTATCCTGTGTATTATGCAATCGGGAGAGAAGGAAAGGCCTGGGTAGGAGTACCGGAGAATCCTAGTGAGCATGCTGACTTAGAGCCAATATTTCAAGCAATTATAAATGATATTCCTGCACCACGCGTGAGTGAAGATGGTGGGCTGCAACTCCTCGTCACTGCGCTTCAATACGATTCCTTCTTAGGGAAATATGCTATCGGGAAAATCTCACGCGGTAAGGCACGAAAGGGGCAAAGCGTCGTTATTATCAAAAATGACGTTGCTTCTCCGGCACGGATTGACGTGCTCTTTAGCTACCGTGGGCTGCTGCGTGAAGAGATCGACGAAGCGGTCGCGGGCGATATTGTTGCTGTAACTGGCGCGTCTGGTGCACATATCGGCGATACGATTGCTGACAAGGATGAGCCTGAGGCGTTGCCAACCATCTCGATAGAAGCGCCGACATTGAGTATGTTTCTGGGTCCCAATACCAGCCCCTTTAAGGGAAGGGAAGGTGAGTTCACGACCAGTCGTCAGATTGGCGATCGCCTACAAAAAGAGCTAGAGACGAATGTTGCACTGCGTGTTGAGGAGCAGGGAATTGGGTTTACCGTTTCTGGGCGAGGTGAGCTACATCTGTCTGTGCTTATCGAGACGATGCGGCGTGAGGGCTACGAGTTTGAAGTTGGGCGGCCCCAAGTTGTTACAATCACCGAAGATGGAGTCGAGAAGGAGCCAATTGAAGAATTGCAGATTGAGGTCGGCGCTGAATTTGTCGGGGTAGTTAGTCAAGAACTAGGTACGCGTCGAGCAGCACTGAGCAAGCAGGAACAGACCAGTAGTGGTACGACGAGACTTACGTATCATTTGCCGACACGGGCTATGATCGGGCTACGAAATCTTTTGCTTACTGATACCAAGGGGACGGTGGTCATGAATTCCTTACCTCATGGTTATCAACCGCTTGGCGGAAAGTTGCCACAAACAAGATCGGGAGTTTTGATCGCCTTTGAGACAGGCACGACGACACCTTACGCGCTAGAGAACGCAGAGTCTCGCGGCGAGTTATTTCTGGGACCGGCCGTCGAAGTGTATGCTGGACAAATTGTCGGCCTCTATACTCGCCAAGAAGACCTAGAGATAAATGTTTGTAAGGCAAAGCATCTTACAAACATGCGCAGTAAATCGAGTGATGGCACAGTACAACTGACGCCTTTTACTGAATTGAGTCTCGAACAGTGTATCGACTTTATCGAAAATGATGAGCTTCTCGAAGTGACTCCTAAATCCCTCCGGCTACGCAAAAAATTACTCGATCCAAACGAACGAAAAAGAGCTAACAAATAG
- a CDS encoding HAD-IC family P-type ATPase, with the protein MNSSELIGILRRNILTPVVLSIYVLAGILLFLHEYRDAWFMSFVITLNTIFAIVQEIRARRALHKLELMNAPFARIPQPDGTLKQVPYTDLTVGTTIELLPGDEVPADGEVIESRGLEVNESILTGESRSIEKPMKSTVLASSSVVAGTALVRVSAVGVDTKAGVMTSQLKQYRPELTPLQQILARLILWLTFGAMAVILFIWLAYWLAGYSTTVIFKTITSAGITIIPEGLILASTLLLAFGSLKLARANVLPQKLSAIEAMALLKVLCVDKTGTLTSDAIEFDRVEAFEDETDALQKKVGVAASLIGGGNATSDAITTALATAAHATALDTLAFSSERKLSAVRYRLDGQTHTIMLGAPEFVAAYAPISHTQKQLIERYASEGLRVLLVASFDDKKTPLKTLPQKSGLPLGLIILRNQLREGVKTTVSFLQKRGVSIRVISGDNPDTVRYIARSAGIINTDATITGADLEKLSKKQWDKTILNTTIFARVLPEQKEALIDTFKRHGLYTGMVGDGVNDALALKKADLGVAMFAGAAASRRVADIILLNNSFNSLPIGMRLGNRIMQAIELVSLLFFHKILYGLVVLFLTIALSLQYPFAPRHNTFMNIFMVSLPTLMWTFFPPQPLHRVNPKRFWQDTFWPILPISLISGIAVTAGYAYAMDILKLDYMTSGTIAVIMATAIAISLVFQSSRMLGVKITRRTASARLFYVVWASLVVFLAFGFQFSRSFFDFNHPASNRLHELWPILLVLTITLLVHYLFARLAGTRIRKDNTAM; encoded by the coding sequence ATGAACTCGAGTGAACTGATCGGAATCTTACGACGAAACATCCTCACGCCCGTAGTGCTTTCTATCTACGTACTAGCAGGTATTCTACTATTTCTCCACGAATACCGTGACGCGTGGTTTATGTCCTTTGTTATTACCCTCAATACGATTTTTGCTATTGTCCAGGAAATCAGAGCACGCCGAGCTCTGCATAAGCTTGAGCTAATGAACGCCCCCTTTGCTCGCATACCGCAACCAGACGGCACGCTCAAGCAGGTTCCCTACACCGATCTAACTGTTGGTACAACGATTGAGCTGCTGCCGGGTGATGAAGTGCCGGCAGATGGAGAGGTGATAGAATCTCGCGGGCTTGAAGTAAATGAGAGCATCCTCACCGGAGAATCACGTTCAATTGAAAAACCAATGAAATCCACCGTCTTAGCGTCGAGTTCTGTTGTCGCTGGTACTGCACTCGTCAGGGTCAGTGCTGTTGGCGTCGATACAAAAGCAGGTGTAATGACTTCACAACTTAAACAATACCGGCCAGAGCTCACGCCATTGCAGCAAATACTTGCTCGGCTCATCCTCTGGCTTACCTTTGGAGCAATGGCTGTGATCCTATTTATATGGCTTGCCTATTGGCTTGCGGGCTATTCTACAACTGTTATATTTAAGACAATCACTAGCGCAGGAATTACGATTATTCCCGAAGGTCTCATCCTCGCAAGCACATTGCTGCTCGCATTTGGTTCGCTCAAACTTGCTCGCGCTAATGTTCTTCCCCAAAAACTGTCTGCTATCGAGGCTATGGCTCTTCTTAAGGTCCTTTGCGTTGACAAGACAGGCACTCTCACGAGTGATGCAATCGAGTTTGATCGAGTTGAGGCTTTCGAAGATGAGACAGACGCTCTCCAAAAAAAGGTTGGCGTAGCAGCAAGTCTCATTGGCGGAGGGAACGCGACAAGCGATGCCATCACAACCGCTTTGGCTACGGCGGCTCATGCAACTGCGCTTGACACGCTCGCGTTTTCGTCGGAGCGCAAATTAAGCGCCGTTCGCTATCGTCTCGACGGCCAAACGCACACGATAATGCTTGGTGCACCGGAGTTTGTTGCTGCCTATGCACCGATCAGCCACACCCAGAAACAGCTCATTGAACGCTATGCATCTGAGGGACTGAGGGTACTCCTCGTTGCGTCATTCGACGACAAAAAAACTCCCCTAAAAACGTTGCCACAGAAAAGTGGTCTGCCACTAGGCCTTATCATTTTACGCAATCAATTGCGTGAAGGCGTCAAAACCACTGTTTCCTTCCTGCAAAAGCGAGGTGTCAGTATCCGCGTCATTAGTGGTGATAATCCTGATACCGTGCGCTACATCGCCAGGAGCGCTGGAATTATTAACACTGACGCAACCATTACCGGTGCGGACTTAGAGAAGTTATCAAAAAAACAGTGGGACAAAACCATTCTTAACACGACGATTTTTGCTCGTGTACTCCCTGAACAAAAAGAAGCACTCATCGACACATTTAAACGACATGGCCTCTATACAGGCATGGTGGGCGATGGAGTCAATGATGCTCTGGCATTAAAGAAAGCCGATCTCGGCGTTGCTATGTTTGCAGGAGCGGCCGCAAGCCGACGTGTCGCCGATATTATCCTTCTCAATAATTCATTCAACTCACTTCCTATCGGTATGCGACTAGGAAATCGTATTATGCAAGCAATCGAACTCGTTTCACTGCTGTTTTTTCACAAGATTCTCTATGGACTCGTCGTGCTATTTCTCACGATTGCTCTCTCGCTACAATATCCCTTTGCACCCCGACACAATACCTTTATGAATATTTTTATGGTCAGTTTGCCGACACTCATGTGGACATTTTTCCCTCCTCAACCGCTTCACCGCGTCAATCCAAAACGTTTCTGGCAAGATACTTTTTGGCCTATTCTACCAATTTCGCTCATCTCGGGTATTGCCGTTACGGCTGGATATGCCTACGCTATGGATATCCTCAAGCTTGATTATATGACGTCGGGAACCATCGCAGTCATCATGGCAACCGCCATTGCTATTAGTCTCGTATTTCAGTCAAGTCGTATGCTCGGAGTCAAGATAACTCGTCGCACAGCCAGTGCACGATTATTTTACGTTGTTTGGGCATCACTGGTGGTATTCCTAGCATTCGGCTTCCAGTTCTCGCGCAGCTTCTTTGACTTCAACCATCCCGCTTCTAACCGACTCCACGAACTCTGGCCCATACTCTTAGTGCTCACTATCACGCTACTAGTGCATTACTTGTTTGCACGCCTTGCGGGTACCCGCATACGAAAAGACAATACGGCAATGTAA